In Eubacteriales bacterium mix99, the DNA window AAATCATACCATGGCGGATCCGGATAAGAATATCAGCCTGATCTGGCTGAATCAGTTTGACAGAAACTCCGGAATCCTGGAAATGAATCTTACCTTTTTTATCCGGCAGGAAGGTGGCTTGTACAGGAGAGTGGAGGAAACGCAGCTTCAAAAGGCATACCGGCAGGATGAAATTCTACAGTTGCTGAAGTCCTGCGGATTTTCCGGAACGGAATGTTTTGCACCGCTTTCTTTGGCCGCTCCGGGAAAAAAAAGCCAGAGAATTGTTTTTGCGGCAGTCCGCAGGCAATTGGAGGCGGCAAATATCCGGAATGATTCTGCAGGCAACGGTTTATAATAGAAGTATGTTAGAAAAATATGAGAATACTGAATTGACTTTTGTCAATTCGTATGGTAAACTGAATTTAGAATCAATTTTAGGAGGATTGTTCAAGTGGAAAAAGGGAAAGTCAAATGGTTTAATGCTACTAAAGGCTTTGGTTTCATTGAAAGAGAAGATGGCAGCGATATATTCGTTCATTATTCTGCTATCAATGCAGAAGGTTTTAGAACATTAACAGAGGGACAGGAAGTCACCTTCGATGTGGTGGAAGGCGAGAAAGGCCTGCAGGCTTCCAATGTTCAGGTGGTTTAAATAGAAAACGTATTGTAAGCCAGCAAATACCCCGGTGAATGTTTCACCGGGGTATTTCCATAGATGGAGTTTCCAATCAATTCCCAGGTCCCATTCCAATTCCGAAAATTCGGTTCCTGATGGTGGAGGCCGGAAATGGTTTATGATATAATGGAAACAGGTCATTTTCTTCCTGAACGAAACGCAATTAGGACAGGGAGAAAAGCAGCTTTGGAGAGGTGGCCTGAGGGAGGCAAATATGGCAAAGGAATTGTTTGCGAAAAAAGCCAACAAAGTCGTTCCGTTTGAACAAAACGGCGAATTTTTTTATCGAAAAGCAAGACAGCATGTTGAAAACAACAATTATATAAATGCTCTGAGCTATTATCGGAAAGCCATTGAAAAGGATCCGGAGAATTCAGAATATTCCCTGGATCTGGCAGAGGC includes these proteins:
- a CDS encoding cold-shock protein; translation: MEKGKVKWFNATKGFGFIEREDGSDIFVHYSAINAEGFRTLTEGQEVTFDVVEGEKGLQASNVQVV